Proteins encoded within one genomic window of Hahella chejuensis KCTC 2396:
- a CDS encoding HNH endonuclease, whose protein sequence is MSTPRILRLDKTGQPMQWMSQEEAATLICNDRVLWSAGDNVIVLRGGTGRDGQRSTLEIPTIIASEGRDKHVMETPPLTNKYLFRRDDSTCMYCGLTFPYELLSRDHIMPVSRGGRDIWKNVVCACIRCNNFKRDRTPEEAGMPLLAVPFVPSRYEYLYLANRNILGDQMEFLRKGFSRHLLARIA, encoded by the coding sequence ATGAGCACCCCTCGCATACTTAGATTAGACAAAACCGGCCAACCCATGCAGTGGATGAGCCAGGAAGAAGCGGCCACGCTAATCTGCAACGACCGCGTACTCTGGAGCGCCGGCGATAACGTCATTGTTTTGCGAGGCGGAACAGGACGTGACGGGCAACGGTCCACCCTTGAAATCCCAACCATCATCGCTTCCGAAGGACGCGACAAACATGTGATGGAAACTCCGCCGCTGACCAACAAATACCTGTTCCGGCGGGATGACAGCACCTGCATGTACTGTGGATTGACGTTCCCTTATGAACTGCTCAGTCGGGATCACATCATGCCGGTGTCGCGGGGTGGTAGGGATATCTGGAAAAACGTCGTTTGCGCCTGCATCCGGTGCAACAACTTCAAAAGAGACCGCACACCGGAAGAAGCCGGCATGCCTCTTCTAGCCGTGCCATTCGTACCCAGCCGGTACGAATATCTGTATCTGGCCAACAGAAACATTCTGGGAGACCAAATGGAGTTTCTACGTAAAGGTTTCAGTCGCCACCTGCTAGCGAGAATAGCCTGA
- a CDS encoding pirin family protein yields MSNLTKQNEYECDVKDSCGAIQLIIEPREKDLGGFSVRRTLPTAKRKMVGPWIFFDHMGPANFPAGDGVNVRPHPHIGIATVTYLFDGEILHRDSLGSVQPIQPGDINLMVAGRGIVHSERERPEIRNKDHSVHGLQLWLTLPVDQEEIEPAFYHYPGASIPQVTVDGVDVRVMMGSACGVASPVKVFAETLYLEAHLQPGQTFTLPQTEERAVYVAQGELKARDNLLPQYAMAFFSNEPDVTVEATQDTRLVLIGGESFNKRFIDWNFVSSRKERIELAKQDWKNGRFPQVPGDEDDFIPLPE; encoded by the coding sequence ATGAGCAATCTGACCAAACAGAACGAATATGAGTGTGACGTCAAAGACTCTTGCGGCGCTATCCAGTTGATCATCGAACCCAGGGAGAAAGATCTCGGCGGCTTTTCGGTGCGCAGGACATTGCCTACCGCCAAACGCAAAATGGTGGGGCCGTGGATTTTCTTCGATCATATGGGGCCGGCCAATTTCCCCGCAGGAGATGGCGTCAACGTCCGCCCACACCCCCATATTGGCATCGCCACCGTGACCTATCTGTTTGATGGCGAAATACTGCACCGGGATTCCCTGGGAAGCGTCCAGCCAATCCAGCCTGGCGATATAAATCTCATGGTCGCAGGACGAGGCATTGTGCATTCAGAGCGTGAAAGACCGGAAATCCGCAATAAGGATCACAGCGTACATGGGCTACAACTTTGGCTGACCCTGCCAGTAGACCAAGAGGAAATCGAGCCGGCTTTTTACCATTATCCCGGCGCAAGCATTCCACAGGTCACCGTTGACGGCGTCGACGTGCGGGTAATGATGGGAAGCGCATGCGGCGTCGCCTCCCCGGTAAAAGTCTTTGCAGAAACCTTATATCTGGAGGCCCACCTGCAACCCGGACAAACCTTCACACTACCACAGACGGAAGAGCGCGCCGTTTATGTGGCGCAGGGCGAACTGAAAGCCAGGGATAACTTGCTTCCACAATACGCCATGGCGTTCTTCTCCAACGAACCCGACGTCACCGTGGAAGCGACTCAGGACACTCGTCTCGTTCTTATCGGCGGCGAGTCATTCAATAAACGCTTCATCGACTGGAACTTTGTTTCCAGCCGCAAAGAGCGTATTGAACTAGCTAAACAAGACTGGAAAAACGGACGTTTTCCGCAGGTTCCAGGGGATGAAGATGATTTTATTCCATTGCCGGAATAG
- a CDS encoding PEP/pyruvate-binding domain-containing protein produces the protein MIYSFSSLPEEKTEVGGKAYMLAMMTQMGIRVPEGFILDAKPSQEELATIYQTLGNQFCVAVRSSATGEDSKEHSFAGQNSTFLFIRTREDLVNAINNCFDSILKESSTTYRKHFLGSAKAVPMNVVIQQMIDAKYAGVFFTKDPRDEDKGWLLEYISGVGEDLVSGKKTPRQIHENSGSDDIKPEQVEEIVNVSRQLEAKYHQDFDIEWAIDDKGVVYLLQARPITAKNSISQIKKFGLEELERLKTQYSKDTTWDGQTFAELSINPSIFSTELWSDSFKKNAAFDKALQKIGYLGFRDMKEGESILDNVFGKNYVNLTRLAPLYFGPMPYSIEPLPRPHLKFHVSKINLKTILYTPKTVFKMVSAGLSVNTHRKEFINLASKDLISFSTVMDRPNDLSYYRSWSDDDLKGRLLKEMIVFTRDTLVWPYILISLTETTIQTLHSLLANIFNDQKAAELIRQWTGNGIRTETFEMARYFKKACAKPELRGMFLEKYGHRGPGELDLISKRWIELGEDAFYDLSVEDYEKGKNNHTFIDVEEEINQFKTFKKTLVLEEWRLLKELLELREKWKMAILKPFAHFRYILLEFGQRYELPSNDIFWLNAEEIIHFDKAAYASRIEERKLKSKLFKHFNFSAVTSIQEIENVLNNRQPQNDNLKGEGISPGLVKGEVLVINDPNKWKNIKWPANPIVVAESTDPGWTPIFIKAKGIIVSKGGVLSHCAIVAREMGIPAVSGIINCHNKFKGGENVWLDGNDGTIRII, from the coding sequence GTGATTTATTCTTTTTCGTCACTACCAGAAGAAAAAACAGAGGTAGGCGGCAAGGCTTATATGCTGGCGATGATGACGCAAATGGGAATACGCGTCCCCGAAGGTTTTATCTTAGACGCAAAACCCAGCCAGGAAGAGCTTGCAACCATTTACCAAACATTGGGAAATCAGTTTTGCGTCGCCGTGCGCAGTTCCGCAACCGGAGAGGATTCCAAAGAACACAGCTTCGCCGGGCAAAACTCCACGTTTCTATTTATCAGAACTCGGGAAGACCTGGTCAACGCCATTAACAACTGCTTTGACTCTATCCTCAAAGAGTCTTCCACCACTTATCGCAAACACTTCCTCGGCTCCGCCAAAGCCGTCCCCATGAATGTCGTGATCCAGCAAATGATCGACGCCAAATACGCCGGCGTCTTCTTCACCAAAGATCCCAGAGATGAAGACAAAGGCTGGCTGCTGGAATATATCAGCGGCGTCGGGGAAGATCTTGTTTCCGGCAAAAAAACGCCCAGACAAATTCATGAAAACAGCGGCAGCGACGACATCAAACCAGAACAGGTCGAGGAGATCGTCAACGTCTCCCGGCAGCTGGAAGCAAAATACCATCAGGACTTCGATATCGAGTGGGCGATTGACGACAAGGGCGTCGTCTACCTGCTGCAAGCGCGTCCCATCACCGCCAAGAACTCCATCTCGCAGATCAAAAAATTCGGTTTGGAAGAACTGGAGCGTCTGAAAACCCAATACAGCAAAGACACCACTTGGGATGGGCAAACTTTCGCCGAGCTTTCAATCAACCCGAGCATTTTCTCCACGGAGCTTTGGAGCGACTCGTTCAAGAAAAACGCCGCCTTCGACAAAGCGCTGCAGAAGATCGGCTATCTGGGCTTTCGCGACATGAAAGAAGGCGAGTCGATTCTGGATAACGTCTTCGGCAAGAATTACGTCAACCTCACCCGACTGGCGCCGCTCTATTTCGGACCCATGCCCTACTCCATCGAGCCGCTGCCCAGACCGCACCTGAAATTCCATGTCTCCAAGATCAACCTGAAAACCATTCTCTACACTCCCAAGACCGTGTTCAAAATGGTCTCGGCGGGGCTGAGCGTGAACACTCACAGAAAAGAGTTCATCAATCTCGCCAGCAAGGATCTGATAAGTTTTTCCACCGTCATGGACCGGCCCAACGACCTCAGCTATTACCGATCCTGGAGCGACGACGACCTGAAAGGCCGCCTGTTGAAAGAGATGATCGTTTTTACCCGCGACACGCTGGTATGGCCGTACATTCTGATTTCTCTGACAGAAACCACTATCCAAACCCTGCACTCCCTGTTGGCGAATATCTTTAACGATCAGAAAGCCGCAGAGCTGATACGACAGTGGACCGGTAACGGAATCAGAACTGAAACCTTTGAGATGGCTCGCTATTTTAAAAAGGCCTGCGCCAAGCCCGAGTTGCGGGGCATGTTTCTGGAGAAATACGGCCATCGCGGCCCGGGCGAATTAGACCTGATATCCAAACGCTGGATCGAACTGGGCGAGGACGCCTTTTACGATCTCAGCGTGGAGGATTATGAGAAGGGCAAAAACAACCACACCTTTATCGACGTCGAAGAAGAAATAAACCAGTTTAAAACCTTCAAGAAAACGCTGGTTCTTGAAGAATGGCGGCTTCTGAAAGAGCTTCTGGAGCTGCGGGAAAAATGGAAAATGGCGATCCTCAAACCTTTCGCCCATTTCCGCTATATCCTGCTGGAATTCGGCCAGCGTTATGAATTGCCTTCCAACGATATTTTCTGGCTGAACGCGGAAGAAATTATCCACTTCGACAAAGCCGCGTATGCATCGCGAATTGAAGAACGCAAACTCAAATCCAAACTGTTCAAGCATTTCAATTTTTCCGCCGTCACCTCCATTCAGGAAATCGAGAATGTCCTGAATAACCGGCAACCGCAGAACGACAACCTGAAGGGCGAAGGCATTTCTCCCGGGCTGGTCAAAGGAGAAGTGCTGGTTATCAACGATCCGAACAAATGGAAGAACATCAAGTGGCCGGCGAACCCGATTGTGGTGGCGGAGTCCACTGATCCGGGCTGGACGCCGATCTTCATCAAAGCCAAGGGCATTATTGTTTCAAAAGGCGGCGTGCTGTCGCACTGCGCCATCGTTGCGAGAGAAATGGGAATTCCTGCAGTGAGTGGAATCATCAACTGCCATAACAAATTTAAAGGAGGAGAGAATGTTTGGCTTGACGGAAATGATGGAACTATCCGCATCATCTAA
- a CDS encoding PQQ-binding-like beta-propeller repeat protein, whose product MFGLTEMMELSASSNTLSEGYQYAIVPTVLLPLAFLGTALSVVATFIAGMFGVKLKAEGPKKLLELLLKPKVLLAAVALNLAIYGGYLGVDYVKNGPVPQTVQKLANSDTTYHQKAMQGDRALWKQSLEGEGIFARGTIVNGELFFGTNEGYLYVADADTGALKNKLFFGKFLSPSPTLYKGFLYFGEGLHQSHSMGVYKFDPEKKQVVSHFRTNGHTEIFPVFTNSDGKDYLLQTAGEDGLYAINPDTMEKIWQFKGGHMDGFALVQGDYVYIGSGIPREGFSINRPFAYKLNLKDGSIVWKKELPLSAWYGPVQVQDDVCFIQGEIHIDTHVGGLSCFTQAGERAHSLVINYPVVGKPIVKNDTIYFNDYYGNLYAWDAINNKLKWEIESEIKKGAYSSLQFYNEKEIIYAKRTGGVLIINMESGEVRENIDFAQDELIYADPLVKEDAFYLFGMKGSIFKSAKI is encoded by the coding sequence ATGTTTGGCTTGACGGAAATGATGGAACTATCCGCATCATCTAATACCCTCAGTGAAGGTTATCAATACGCTATAGTTCCAACTGTATTATTGCCCCTGGCCTTTTTGGGAACCGCCCTCAGCGTCGTCGCCACCTTCATTGCAGGGATGTTCGGCGTGAAGCTGAAAGCCGAAGGTCCCAAAAAGCTGCTGGAACTGCTGCTCAAGCCAAAAGTGCTGCTCGCCGCCGTCGCGCTGAATCTGGCGATTTACGGGGGCTATCTTGGCGTTGATTACGTGAAAAACGGTCCAGTGCCGCAGACAGTGCAAAAGCTCGCTAATTCGGACACCACCTACCACCAGAAAGCCATGCAGGGCGACCGGGCGCTTTGGAAGCAATCCCTGGAAGGCGAAGGAATATTCGCACGGGGAACCATCGTCAACGGCGAGCTGTTCTTTGGCACCAATGAGGGTTACCTATACGTCGCCGACGCCGATACCGGCGCACTCAAAAACAAACTGTTCTTCGGCAAATTTCTCTCTCCCAGCCCCACGCTTTATAAGGGCTTTCTGTATTTCGGAGAAGGCTTGCATCAATCTCACAGTATGGGCGTGTATAAATTCGACCCGGAGAAAAAACAGGTTGTTTCGCACTTCAGGACCAACGGCCACACAGAAATTTTTCCCGTATTCACCAATAGCGATGGCAAGGATTACCTGCTGCAGACCGCAGGTGAAGACGGCCTTTACGCCATTAATCCAGACACAATGGAGAAAATCTGGCAGTTCAAAGGCGGTCACATGGACGGTTTCGCGCTGGTGCAAGGCGACTATGTCTATATCGGCAGCGGCATTCCCAGGGAAGGCTTCAGCATAAACAGACCGTTCGCCTACAAATTGAACCTGAAAGACGGATCTATCGTCTGGAAAAAAGAGCTGCCCCTGTCTGCCTGGTACGGCCCCGTTCAAGTACAGGACGATGTCTGCTTTATCCAGGGGGAAATTCATATCGACACCCATGTGGGCGGGCTGTCCTGTTTCACACAAGCCGGTGAAAGAGCGCACTCCCTCGTTATCAATTACCCCGTGGTGGGAAAACCCATCGTTAAAAACGACACCATTTACTTCAACGATTACTACGGCAACCTCTACGCCTGGGACGCCATCAATAACAAACTCAAATGGGAAATCGAATCGGAGATCAAAAAAGGCGCCTACTCCTCCCTGCAATTTTATAACGAGAAGGAAATCATCTACGCCAAACGCACCGGCGGCGTCCTCATCATTAATATGGAAAGCGGCGAAGTCCGGGAAAACATAGACTTCGCCCAAGACGAACTCATCTACGCAGACCCCCTCGTCAAAGAAGACGCTTTCTACCTGTTTGGCATGAAAGGGAGTATTTTTAAGTCGGCGAAGATCTAA
- the rtcR gene encoding RNA repair transcriptional activator RtcR, translating to MAIRKRKHKVVFGFLGSTMDAVSRRRGKYEKRWQRWRPTVSIAQHPEAFPVDRLVLLYNPQDRELADEVIADIGDVAPKLQVDLQQLDFDAPWDLHKVFPKLYQFIDGYPFDTEKEEYFFHITTGSHIQQISIFLSVGARYFPGKLLQTAPSRDHEGGSKVEVIDLDNAPRSVAEIFSQSRKRDTDYLKSGIDTRNADFNQLIKQIETVAIRTRAPILITGPTGAGKSRLGSRIYELKRKRQDVKGAFVEVNCATLRGDNAMSALFGHRKGAFTGAVEKRDGLLKEADGGVLFLDEIGELPLDEQAMLLRAIEDKRFFPLGADKEENSDFQLIAGTNRDLRKDVIDGRFREDLFSRINLWTYRLPGLAERHEDIEPNLDYELQRFERENGIRVRFSQESRKRYLKFACSLSALWKGNFRDLNASVTRMATLAEAGEIDVALVESEMERLGYLWGMELRSTTQQVEAILLENLLSPEQIEEMDHLDQVQLEAVVRACRDSSSAAEAGRRLFAASRLKKRRLNDSQRVAAILDKYGLHFDQIKNAW from the coding sequence GTGGCGATCAGGAAACGTAAACATAAAGTGGTGTTTGGATTTTTAGGCTCCACTATGGACGCCGTGTCACGGCGCCGGGGCAAATACGAAAAGCGCTGGCAACGCTGGCGGCCTACCGTGTCCATTGCGCAACATCCAGAAGCGTTTCCTGTCGATCGCTTAGTGTTGCTATATAACCCGCAGGATCGCGAACTGGCGGACGAAGTGATCGCCGATATTGGCGACGTGGCGCCCAAGCTTCAGGTGGATCTGCAGCAACTGGATTTCGATGCGCCCTGGGATCTGCATAAGGTATTCCCCAAGCTGTATCAGTTTATTGATGGCTACCCCTTTGATACGGAGAAGGAGGAGTACTTCTTTCATATCACCACCGGCTCCCACATTCAGCAGATATCTATCTTTTTGTCTGTGGGCGCCCGCTATTTCCCCGGCAAGCTGCTGCAAACCGCGCCGAGCCGGGATCATGAAGGCGGCAGCAAGGTGGAAGTGATCGATCTGGATAACGCGCCGCGCTCCGTGGCGGAAATATTCAGTCAATCGCGCAAGCGCGACACCGATTATTTGAAATCCGGCATCGATACCCGTAATGCGGATTTCAATCAGTTGATAAAGCAGATTGAGACCGTGGCGATTCGCACTCGCGCGCCGATTTTGATTACGGGACCGACCGGCGCCGGTAAATCACGGCTGGGCTCTCGTATCTACGAACTGAAGCGCAAGCGTCAGGATGTGAAAGGCGCTTTTGTGGAGGTCAACTGCGCCACCTTGCGTGGGGATAACGCCATGTCCGCATTGTTTGGGCATCGCAAGGGCGCCTTTACGGGAGCGGTTGAGAAGCGGGACGGCTTGTTGAAGGAGGCCGATGGCGGCGTGTTGTTTCTGGATGAGATCGGTGAGCTGCCGTTGGACGAGCAGGCGATGCTGCTACGGGCCATAGAGGATAAACGCTTTTTCCCTCTGGGAGCGGATAAAGAAGAAAACAGCGACTTTCAACTCATCGCCGGCACTAACAGAGACTTGCGCAAGGATGTTATCGACGGACGCTTCCGGGAAGATTTGTTCTCGCGCATCAACCTGTGGACATATCGTTTGCCGGGGCTGGCGGAGCGGCATGAAGATATCGAACCTAATCTCGACTATGAATTGCAGCGCTTTGAGCGTGAAAACGGGATTCGCGTGCGCTTCAGTCAGGAAAGCCGCAAGCGCTATCTCAAGTTCGCCTGCTCTCTCAGTGCGTTGTGGAAAGGCAACTTTCGCGACCTCAACGCCAGCGTTACGCGCATGGCGACATTGGCGGAAGCAGGAGAGATCGATGTGGCGCTAGTGGAGTCGGAGATGGAGCGTCTGGGGTATCTCTGGGGGATGGAGCTGCGCTCAACCACTCAGCAGGTGGAGGCCATTCTGCTGGAAAACCTGTTGTCGCCAGAGCAGATAGAGGAAATGGATCACCTGGATCAGGTGCAATTGGAAGCCGTGGTGCGCGCTTGCCGGGACAGTAGTTCCGCTGCGGAGGCGGGTAGGCGGTTGTTTGC
- a CDS encoding 3-oxoacyl-[acyl-carrier-protein] synthase III C-terminal domain-containing protein encodes MSFVIRSSACYLPQGKVSAEELDQRLSLEPGTCRRRYGVDYRHYASPSETALFMGAEAARAALDRAELQWADIDLLVCASGTPHQALPYNAAGILAELQIAEPLATMDVNASCLSFLAALEFSHCAIASGRYRRVMIVSSEVAKIGVQDVKPETATLFADGAAAFVLEASKNSAGLLTSLFQTYPEGYSLCQIRAGGSGLHPTRNPMEAVAEGSYFEMHGKALYKMVSKLAPDFIRHGLGKAQLTLSDIAHIVPHQASHAGLAHLVHRLGLDNDKVVNLFATMGNQVAASLPIALDHLLRNKRVARGEQVMLFGSAAGLSLGLGVLSL; translated from the coding sequence ATGTCATTTGTTATACGGTCCAGCGCCTGTTATCTCCCTCAGGGCAAGGTTTCAGCGGAAGAACTGGATCAACGTTTAAGCCTGGAGCCTGGAACCTGCCGTAGACGCTACGGCGTGGATTACCGTCATTACGCCTCCCCGAGCGAAACCGCGCTGTTTATGGGAGCGGAAGCCGCCAGGGCGGCCCTGGACAGGGCCGAATTACAATGGGCGGATATCGACTTACTGGTTTGCGCCAGCGGCACCCCGCATCAGGCCCTTCCTTACAACGCCGCGGGCATCCTCGCTGAACTGCAGATTGCTGAGCCTTTAGCCACGATGGACGTCAACGCCAGTTGCCTGTCGTTTCTGGCGGCGCTGGAGTTCAGTCATTGCGCCATCGCCAGCGGCCGCTATCGACGAGTGATGATCGTCTCCAGCGAAGTGGCCAAAATCGGCGTCCAGGACGTCAAACCTGAAACCGCCACCCTGTTCGCAGACGGCGCCGCCGCCTTTGTACTGGAAGCCTCCAAGAACAGCGCAGGGTTGCTAACCAGTCTGTTTCAGACTTACCCAGAGGGATATTCCCTATGCCAGATTCGCGCTGGCGGCAGCGGCTTGCATCCCACCCGCAACCCCATGGAGGCTGTCGCCGAGGGCAGCTACTTCGAAATGCACGGCAAAGCGCTCTACAAAATGGTTTCCAAACTCGCGCCGGACTTCATCCGCCACGGCCTGGGAAAAGCACAGCTCACGCTCTCCGACATCGCCCATATCGTACCGCACCAGGCCAGCCACGCCGGACTGGCGCATTTAGTTCACCGGCTTGGTTTGGATAACGACAAGGTAGTCAACCTGTTTGCGACCATGGGCAACCAGGTCGCTGCGTCTCTACCTATCGCCTTGGACCATCTGCTGCGCAACAAACGCGTCGCCCGCGGTGAGCAGGTGATGTTGTTCGGCTCGGCGGCGGGCCTGTCGCTGGGGCTGGGAGTGCTGAGCCTGTGA
- a CDS encoding acyl-CoA thioesterase produces the protein MSSQTTDKRQLTLQFLAEPTDVNFGGKVHGGVVMKWIDLAGYACAAGWSGRYCVTAYVGGIRFICPIHIGMLVEVQAKVIYTGQSSMHLAIDVYCRDPIEQERKKATHCIMIFVAIDRDGKPVRVPTWEPKTKKDVKLRDYALKLMSLRQEIDEEMKDYFNE, from the coding sequence ATGTCATCGCAAACGACGGATAAACGACAACTGACGCTGCAGTTTCTCGCAGAGCCCACTGACGTCAACTTCGGGGGCAAAGTGCACGGCGGCGTGGTGATGAAATGGATTGACCTCGCCGGCTACGCCTGTGCGGCGGGATGGAGCGGACGTTACTGCGTGACGGCTTATGTGGGCGGCATTCGTTTTATTTGTCCCATCCATATCGGCATGCTGGTGGAAGTGCAAGCCAAGGTGATTTATACCGGCCAGAGCAGCATGCACCTCGCTATCGACGTTTATTGCCGCGACCCCATCGAGCAGGAGCGCAAGAAAGCCACGCACTGCATCATGATCTTCGTCGCCATTGATCGTGACGGCAAACCGGTGAGAGTGCCCACTTGGGAGCCGAAAACCAAGAAGGACGTCAAGCTACGCGACTACGCTCTGAAGCTGATGAGTCTGCGCCAGGAAATCGACGAGGAAATGAAAGATTACTTCAACGAGTAA
- a CDS encoding NAD-dependent epimerase/dehydratase family protein, protein MKILVTGGTGMLGQSIVRNYQGRFDIRFMGRNQTLGARIASETGAIFFPAALQQQALLHEACKGVDAVIHCAALSSPWGAREEFETANVDGTINILAAAEANGVRKFVHISTPSLYFQFRDALNIPETQPLGPRFCNDYAATKARAEHLVTASPLHTVILRPRGIFGPHDNAILPRIIGAVRKGVLWLPSGRNPEIDLTYVDNVADAAMLALQQPVERGAVFNISNGEPVRLLDVLTQLFIAMGRPTPIKTLPYGALAPVIAGAEWLRAHLPGRPEPKLTRYSAGLFHYHQTLDISKARTQLGYAPAVSIAEGIERYVHWRQSQAV, encoded by the coding sequence GTGAAGATTCTGGTGACCGGCGGCACCGGCATGTTAGGCCAGTCTATCGTGCGCAACTATCAGGGCCGTTTCGACATCCGTTTTATGGGCCGGAATCAAACTCTGGGAGCGCGCATCGCCTCGGAGACTGGCGCTATATTTTTCCCTGCGGCCCTGCAACAGCAGGCGCTTCTGCATGAAGCCTGCAAAGGCGTGGACGCAGTGATCCACTGCGCGGCGTTATCGAGCCCCTGGGGAGCGCGCGAGGAGTTCGAAACAGCGAATGTCGACGGAACCATTAATATCCTGGCGGCGGCGGAGGCCAACGGCGTGCGGAAGTTCGTGCACATCTCCACCCCCAGTCTGTATTTTCAGTTCCGCGACGCCCTGAATATTCCGGAAACCCAGCCTCTTGGTCCTCGTTTCTGTAATGACTACGCCGCCACCAAAGCCCGTGCGGAGCATCTTGTTACCGCCAGTCCGCTGCATACTGTCATCCTGCGTCCACGGGGCATATTCGGCCCCCATGACAACGCTATCCTGCCGCGGATTATCGGCGCTGTGCGCAAAGGCGTTCTCTGGCTGCCTTCCGGCCGAAATCCAGAAATAGACCTTACCTATGTAGACAACGTGGCCGACGCCGCGATGCTGGCGTTGCAGCAGCCGGTCGAACGCGGCGCCGTCTTCAACATCAGCAACGGCGAGCCAGTGCGCCTGCTGGATGTGCTGACCCAGCTATTCATCGCCATGGGCCGTCCCACGCCTATCAAAACGCTGCCTTATGGGGCGTTGGCGCCGGTGATCGCCGGCGCGGAGTGGCTGCGCGCCCATCTGCCTGGGCGGCCAGAACCCAAGTTGACCCGCTACAGCGCGGGACTGTTTCACTATCATCAAACCCTGGATATTTCCAAAGCGCGGACCCAGCTTGGCTATGCGCCCGCCGTATCCATTGCTGAAGGAATTGAGCGCTATGTCCACTGGCGTCAGAGTCAGGCTGTTTGA
- a CDS encoding DUF4274 domain-containing protein, with amino-acid sequence MAAEILRDEFGIDIVELIRLHTQPCYGLQGRLDEIDWDTEEELGYRKLARLIKDEKLDRGSALQIYWGFAPDYFTQYASEKNIDDSHQKKAFKLMKAIEKRLLNNDFATNLIPYQPPQESAEPEGSKWRIPDELKAANL; translated from the coding sequence GTGGCGGCGGAAATTCTCAGAGACGAGTTTGGGATTGATATCGTGGAGCTTATTCGGCTCCACACGCAGCCTTGTTATGGCTTGCAGGGGCGGCTTGATGAGATTGATTGGGATACGGAAGAGGAGTTGGGTTACAGGAAGCTCGCCAGACTGATTAAAGACGAAAAGCTGGATCGCGGTAGCGCCTTGCAAATCTATTGGGGGTTTGCGCCTGACTATTTCACCCAGTATGCATCAGAAAAAAACATCGACGACAGTCATCAGAAGAAAGCGTTTAAGCTAATGAAAGCTATTGAAAAGCGCTTGCTCAATAATGATTTCGCTACCAACTTGATCCCCTATCAACCGCCACAGGAAAGCGCGGAGCCTGAAGGTTCGAAGTGGCGTATTCCTGATGAGTTAAAAGCGGCGAATTTATAA
- a CDS encoding 4'-phosphopantetheinyl transferase family protein produces MEVNDRVLSDSTDLYIKHLSERKIPGFPGVCFQCEFSVDRYSDDMVNHFLGTDLPDSMNRAVAKRRAEFVAGRYVARRALMTLGATDLSVGIGENRAPVWPESFTGSISHAQDMAICAVADSDRVKSVGIDVENMLSEKVAADIVGSILTEEDYQFVGSSSHPDPRMLTLIFSAKESLFKSLYSDVGYYFGFDAANMVSIDEREGSFQVELAQELTPALRQGLRFEGGFEYLQMGVLTSIIRLR; encoded by the coding sequence ATGGAAGTGAATGACCGCGTGTTGAGCGATTCAACTGACCTGTATATCAAGCATCTCTCTGAGCGAAAAATTCCCGGGTTTCCGGGGGTATGCTTTCAATGTGAGTTTTCCGTGGATCGCTATTCAGATGACATGGTGAATCATTTTCTTGGAACGGATTTGCCTGACTCAATGAACAGGGCGGTGGCGAAACGCAGAGCCGAGTTTGTTGCGGGACGTTATGTGGCGCGGCGTGCGTTAATGACATTAGGGGCGACTGATCTTTCTGTCGGGATTGGCGAGAACCGCGCGCCTGTTTGGCCTGAGTCATTCACCGGATCAATCAGTCATGCGCAGGACATGGCTATTTGCGCCGTGGCTGATAGTGATCGAGTAAAAAGCGTCGGCATTGATGTGGAGAATATGCTCAGCGAAAAAGTGGCTGCTGATATTGTTGGATCTATTCTCACCGAGGAGGATTACCAGTTTGTCGGCAGTTCTTCTCATCCAGACCCGCGCATGCTCACCCTGATCTTTTCAGCAAAAGAAAGCCTGTTTAAATCGCTGTATTCCGACGTGGGATATTATTTTGGTTTTGACGCGGCCAATATGGTGTCTATTGACGAAAGGGAAGGAAGCTTCCAAGTCGAGCTGGCTCAGGAACTGACTCCTGCTTTGCGCCAAGGATTGCGTTTTGAAGGGGGTTTTGAGTATCTGCAAATGGGCGTGCTGACTTCAATCATTCGTTTGAGGTAG